One genomic segment of Pongo pygmaeus isolate AG05252 chromosome 19, NHGRI_mPonPyg2-v2.0_pri, whole genome shotgun sequence includes these proteins:
- the LOC129017664 gene encoding uncharacterized protein LOC129017664 isoform X1: MRKPQAESGGSSTASQPQACPDAVGVRLGKMPGDRIHPASDSIQSGAKASFNPPPSFQYKPKFWNKSFPTPPSEKLPGSRQCLLPSLQQGAQLASCRCAPGGHWMQGIDRWIPSIPPLHNHSAVNRRHFSAPQKLHADCEKEMLDGGVPGTTVRVSFDLSCLEMVRELWMWNVEEEHEVRICTWDAQHCGCPAKALPGPPPGGVSVPQSASQLMVKLLVWQKSVHKLWKVSAASSMAVYACRGRSSRGAESLVGGPGLAGWSHLGGAALAEVQAAPVSQAAVSDASLGPEGSQEGCRPGLNSGQHGGRDGR; the protein is encoded by the exons atgaggaaaccccaggcggagtccgggggaagcagcacggcatcccagcctcaggcctgcccggacgctgttggg gTAAGATTGGGGAAGATGCCAGGTGATAGAATCCACCCTGCCTCTGACAGCATCCAATCTGGAGCAAAGGCTTCTTTCAACCCTCCCCCAAGCTTCCAATACAAGCCCAAATTCTGGAACAAATCCTTTCCAACACCTCCTTCAGAGAAGCTCCCTGGCTCCAGGCAGTGCTTGCTCCCCTCCCTGCAGCAGGGAGCCCAGCTTGCGAGCTGCAGGTGTGCTCCAGGTGGTCACTGGATGCAGGGTATTGACAGATGGATCCCATCGATACCCCCACTGCATAACCAT AGTGCAGTGAATAGAAGACACTTCTCTGCACCCCAAAAGCTCCATGCTGATTGCGAGAAGGAAATGCTGGATGGAGGGGTTCCTGGAACTACTGTGAGGG tttcttttgatCTCTCCTGcttagaaatggtgagagaacTTTGGATGTGGAACGTGGAGGAGGAACACGAAGTGAGGATCTGCACTTGGGATGCTCAACACTGCGGATGCCCAGCAAAGGCACTGCCCGGTCCACCTCCCGGAGgggtctctgtgcctcagtcggCATCGCAGCTGATGGTGAAACTTTTGGTGTGGCAGAAGAGTGTCCACAAACTTTGGAAGGTATCCGCTGCATCCTCCATGGCAGTGTATGCCTGCCGAGGCCGATCTTCTCGGGGAGCGGAAAGTCTCGTTGGTGGGccagggctggctggctggagccACTTGGGCGGCGCAGCCCTGGCGGAGGTTCAGGCGGCCCCGGTGTCGCAAGCGGCTGTGAGTGATGCCTCTTTGGGGCCGGAGGGGTCCCAGGAAGGCTGCAGACCAGGGCTGAACAGCGGGCAGCATGGTGGACGCGATGGAAGGTGA
- the LOC129017664 gene encoding uncharacterized protein LOC129017664 isoform X2, translating to MRKPQAESGGSSTASQPQACPDAVGVRLGKMPGDRIHPASDSIQSGAKASFNPPPSFQYKPKFWNKSFPTPPSEKLPGSRQCLLPSLQQGAQLASCRCAPGGHWMQGIDRWIPSIPPLHNHSAVNRRHFSAPQKLHADCEKEMLDGGVPGTTVRVSFDLSCLEMVRELWMWNVEEEHEVRICTWDAQHCGCPAKALPGPPPGGVSVPQSASQLMVKLLVWQKSVHKLWKVSAASSMAVYACRGRSSRGAESLVGGPGLAGWSHLGGAALAEVQAAPVSQAAVSDASLGPEGSQEGCRPGLNSGQHGGRDGR from the exons gTAAGATTGGGGAAGATGCCAGGTGATAGAATCCACCCTGCCTCTGACAGCATCCAATCTGGAGCAAAGGCTTCTTTCAACCCTCCCCCAAGCTTCCAATACAAGCCCAAATTCTGGAACAAATCCTTTCCAACACCTCCTTCAGAGAAGCTCCCTGGCTCCAGGCAGTGCTTGCTCCCCTCCCTGCAGCAGGGAGCCCAGCTTGCGAGCTGCAGGTGTGCTCCAGGTGGTCACTGGATGCAGGGTATTGACAGATGGATCCCATCGATACCCCCACTGCATAACCAT AGTGCAGTGAATAGAAGACACTTCTCTGCACCCCAAAAGCTCCATGCTGATTGCGAGAAGGAAATGCTGGATGGAGGGGTTCCTGGAACTACTGTGAGGG tttcttttgatCTCTCCTGcttagaaatggtgagagaacTTTGGATGTGGAACGTGGAGGAGGAACACGAAGTGAGGATCTGCACTTGGGATGCTCAACACTGCGGATGCCCAGCAAAGGCACTGCCCGGTCCACCTCCCGGAGgggtctctgtgcctcagtcggCATCGCAGCTGATGGTGAAACTTTTGGTGTGGCAGAAGAGTGTCCACAAACTTTGGAAGGTATCCGCTGCATCCTCCATGGCAGTGTATGCCTGCCGAGGCCGATCTTCTCGGGGAGCGGAAAGTCTCGTTGGTGGGccagggctggctggctggagccACTTGGGCGGCGCAGCCCTGGCGGAGGTTCAGGCGGCCCCGGTGTCGCAAGCGGCTGTGAGTGATGCCTCTTTGGGGCCGGAGGGGTCCCAGGAAGGCTGCAGACCAGGGCTGAACAGCGGGCAGCATGGTGGACGCGATGGAAGGTGA